One window of the Dendropsophus ebraccatus isolate aDenEbr1 chromosome 12, aDenEbr1.pat, whole genome shotgun sequence genome contains the following:
- the LOC138769874 gene encoding zona pellucida-like domain-containing protein 1, which yields MVAFILLLLGLASQQCLGMRLNCSTLYNRYPVDTDIMVNCGPSTIVLTISACPVQYAEFDPTTLALNGKRSMNSCIGALDTTVDPPVVKFVFPLNDTTENACGNTIVIEDHAGTGVFQSFSNVQTVVISGYVNTPDITDPIITYSTNLNYNFSCHYPLQYMLNNTQLLTSSATVAIKTDNGSFISTLSMQLFNDVNMTAPLQSNGSALPLKKNVYVQVMANNLTANFNVQLDECFATPSPLVTTDATNKFPLLSGCSITNKTQVLSNGLGKSAQFTFETFRFLQHSGQPTSTIYLHCAVRLCQPDVCLQLQQVCSAGNSRNCNGRRRRRAAGTAATEGTTESVTVSSGPIYTKDEGLRLDLSLLGISEVNQLQGTLIGLIVGIIIAALLGVALTIGSVFVYKMSRIRTQNEKNGVDNFTFSGK from the exons ATGGTTGCATTTATTCTTCTTTTGCTTGGTTTAGCCAGTCAACAATGTCTTGGAATGAGGTTAAACTGCTCGACCCTTTATAATCGATATCCAG TGGACACTGATATTATGGTGAATTGTGGTCCATCAACAATTGTGTTGACCATCTCTGCGTGCCCAGTTCAGTATGCTGAGTTTGACCCCACTACCTTGGCTCTCAATGGGAAACGTAGCATGAACAGTTGTATTGGAGCTCTGGATACAACAGTTGATCCCCCAGTTGTAAAATTTGTTTTCCCATTAAATGACACAACAGAAAATGCATGTGGGAATACTATTGTG attGAGGATCACGCAGGAACTGGGGTTTTCCAATCTTTCTCAAACGTCCAAACAGTGGTTATCTCAGGTTATGTGAACACCCCGGATATAACCGATCCGATAATTACCTATAGCACAAACCTGAATTACAATTTCTCCTGCCATTACCCATTACAGTACATGCTTAACAACACTCAACTCTTGAC gTCTTCAGCAACAGTTGCTATCAAGACAGATAATGGAAGCTTCATCAGCACTTTGAGTATGCAGTTATTTAAT GATGTAAATATGACTGCTCCACTGCAATCAAATGGTAGTGCTCTTCCACTTAAAAAGAATGTGTATGTTCAAGTGATGGCCAATAACCTCACTGCCAA CTTCAATGTGCAACTGGATGAATGTTTTGCTACTCCATCACCCCTGGTGACAACTGATGCTACAAACAAATTCCCTTTGTTATCGGG GTGTTCCATTACAAATAAGACTCAAGTATTGTCCAATGGTCTTGGGAAATCAGCTCAGTTCACATTTGAGACCTTCCGTTTCTTGCAGCACAGTGGTCAGCCAACTTCTACCATCTACCTCCACTGTGCCGTAAGACTTTGTCAGCCTGATGTTTGTTTACAGCTGCAACAGGTATGTT ccgcAGGAAACAGTCGA AATTGTAACggtaggagaaggaggagagccgCAGGCACGGCAGCAACTGAGGGGACTACAGAAAGTGTTACAGTGTCTTCTGGCCCTATATATAccaaagatgaag GATTACGTCTTGATTTATCTCTTCTAGGTATATCTGAAGTCAATCAGCTTCAGGGGACATTAATAGGACTCATTGTTGGAATCATCATTGCTGCGTTGTTGGGGGTGGCCCTCACCATTGGTAGCGTGTTTGTGTATAAAATGTCGCGGATCCGGACTCAGAATGAAAAGAATGGAGTCGACAACTTCACCTTTAGTGGAAAATAA